A segment of the Nitrosopumilus sp. genome:
TCTACAGCTGTTTGCAAAGAAGCTACTGGTCGATAAAATTAGTTCGATAGTAACTTAAAACCTATTTTTATTTTTTAATTATTCTTCTTCTTGCTCAAAGCCCCATGACTTCACTAATTCTTTTTGGAACTTGTCGGACTGTTTTTCATCCAATGCAAATCCGCAGTTTTTATGGGTTGGAACCACTGACATACCGTCAAGCTTGAACTCTACTTCAAACAAGTGAACCTTTGAGCATTCGCACATTTCTGGAATTTGTGTGAGCAGTCCTCTATATTTGCTTATTTGAACGTCATATTATTGCATATTTTACTGGTTTTTGGGATTATTCTGAATAAGGTTTAACTATCCGTTTTGCTAATTTTTCTTAGATTTGAATAAAATATTTCTAATTTTACCTGTTGTTGCTGTCTTATTTTTGGGTTCATCGTTAATTTCATCGGCATCTGCTCAGTTTCAATCTGGAGGTGTAGATGTTGAAGGTACATGGTATTCTGGTGAGGGTCTCAAACAGGGTGACTTTTTTTCTTATTCAATGTGTCATGTGGATTACAAAGAGTGCTCTAATTTTGAATTGGACATGTGGGTTAAAGGCGATAGGCAGGTCGGAAGTGAACGCCAATGGGTGACTGAAGTTGTAGTGTATGATGGAAATAAACGCATTGTAGGTGAAATGGCGTTAGGAAAGGTTGCTGCAGAACCAACCGGTGGCAGTGAAGAACTTGGCGTCTATCGTGGGGCATTCAAGTCTTCCGTGGCCTGGCTAGCTGCATTTGCAACATCTAATGATGATTCTGGTGGAAAGGGTCCAAAAGAGTTCAAAAGTATCTCTTGGGGTAAGATTGGAAACATTGGAGGCCAACAAGTCATTCCAACGGCTGCTGAGACCGTCACTGTTCCAGCAGGTACATGGGAAACTGTTCAGGTCGGGTGGTATACTGGTGGAACTACAAATAGGGTTTGGGTTGTTGATGATTTTCCATTTCCAATAAAAGCTCATACTTATACGCACGTCTCAGAAGGCATTCCTCCAACTGAATACGCCTTTGAATTGTTAGACTATAGAGAAAACGTACAAGAGAGTCCGTTCGCAGGTATTGTTTCTACTGCTGATGAATTTAAAGATGCAGGTTGTGATACAAGTTTTGAAAAAGATGCTAGCATAAAGAAACCAACGCATAACTTTGATTATCAAATCCATTTGTTTTACGGTCCTGAAGATCCTGTTGAAGGCTGTGAAATGCAATGGCTCATAAAATTTATCAGCAAGTATGATGATACTGAGTTTTTGAATCAAGTTCAGTTTGACATTCTAGTTGTGGATGAAGAGTTTACATTGCCACCAATTCGCTCAGTTGCACAAGAGGAGGGTAGGAACTTTCTTTATTCTCCATCAGGCCAAGCCATTATTGATTTGATAGTCAAAGAAGATCCTGGATATCCTAACTATGTGTTGTGGATTTATGGATTGGCTCCAGATGGAATTGTCCCGTCAGGTGCTTCTGATTATTTGGAAATTCCAATTCTGATATATTCCGCAGATGATGCTTCTTCACAATCTATCCCTGAATGGGTAAAAACCAATGCTGGATGGTGGGCTGACGGTGCCATCGATGATGATTCATTTGTACAGGGAATTCAGTTCCTGATTAAGGATGGAATAATTAAGATCCCCAAGACAACTCAGGGTTCTGGCAGTAATACAAGTGGCGGTATACCTGAATGGGTAAAAACCAATGCTGGATGGTGGGCTGACGGTGCCATCGATGATGATTCATTTGTACAGGGAATTCAGTTCCTGATTAAGGATGGAATAATTAAGATCCCGCAAGCCGCGCAAAGCTCAACCTCATCTGGTTCAGAGCCTGAAGCATGGTATCAATAAACCAGATTTTCACCTCCTACATTCAAATTATTGAATTACTGTTAGTTATCTGATAAGAAAATGGTGGGTCTTTTTAAAAAGCCAAAACGTCATCTGAAAAAATTACTCCGTGATGGTGAATATGATGAGGCAGTGGCGTTTGGAAGGAATTTGGAGTCTAAATATTCTGATGATGCAGATTTTATGTTCATCATGGGCAGTGTTTACTTTATTGTTGATGATGCAAAAAAGGCACTTCCATATTTTGAAAAGGCTTTTCAATTAGACAAAAATGATGTTGAACTGCTGACTTTGAAGACCAATGCACATCTGGCCTTGCAACAAAAAGATGAAGCTATTGATTGTTGTACGCGCATAATTGCCCTTGAGCCAAAAAACATTGAGGCTCAACAGTTACGTGAAGAGCTTGAAAACATATGATCTGCTGAATCATTTTATCTTTTTTATCTGATATGCATTCTCCATCAGCCAGTTGCAAAATGTTGTTACATTATCATCAAATTCAGTCCAAATATGCACTGAATGAGGCAGAATGTCTATCTTCCAACTGTCTGTAAATACTCTGACTCCTTCCTTGTTTTCATACAGGTATGCGTCCTCTGTTTTTACGTCTCCAAGTAACTCTTTTGCCTTTTCTTTGATTATTTCTCTATCTATGGGAAATCTCTTTCTGTCGTAATCTATAATTAAACTCAGATCTCTTTTCCCGTACATCTCAAAATCTTCAATTCTGCCTGCCTTTGGAAAGTTCACGATCAACTTGATGTTGTACCTCTTTCCAACTTCCTTGCCAATCTCCACTATTCTTGCGTATCCTATTCCTGGGTCCTTCTTTAAAAGAAACATTACCTGTGCCAAATCTTTTTTTAGCTGATCCTGCAAATCACAAACTAATTCTGAAAATATCATGTTGCTACTTTAAACAATTCCTATTATAATCATTAATTTTTGCCAAGATTGGTTTTTTTAGACCCTTGAGTAGTTCTGAATATGGCAATGCCTATGGATTATGACGGAATGAGATCTGATGATGAATCCGAAAGAACTGATAATGTAAATGATTATCAGCGAACTTGCATTGACTTTATTGAAGACATCTCTCATGATTATGAGGCCTGGGTTGATTATTACAAATTGTCTAAAGATGAAGACGACCGAAGACGTTCAGGTATTCGTGCTACCATTACGAGAACAAATGAATGGATTGCAAAAGTTGCCCAATCCATTCAGGCTGTAGATGTTGTAATGAATGACGGAATTCAAAAGATGGCCGAGTCAACTGCTGGCAAGCCTCTTGAAATTGGGGTGTTTGTAAATCATAAATCTGGATACACTGAAACTCGTCCTGACGTTATTGACGTAAGTGTGAAAGGTCATGGAAGAAAGGGTAGAAAAATGAGGCTTGGGTTTCATTTTAAGGATGACCGGTTTAGGATAGAGTCCACATGCAAGGCATATTTTGATGAGAGTGATTTGCCGACTCAAGAGTTTGAAACCCTGGATATACATCTAAAACTACATGCAGAGAATGCAAAACCTAGGGATGTTATTTCTTTTACTGTGACAATTTGTGAGGTTGAAAATGATGTGGAATATGACAAACGAGGAGTTTCAACTATTGTCCATTTGGTGTAGCTTAACGTAACATGTCCTCTTCAAGATAGTTGATAAATTCCCCAGTGTTTTCAAGTTTGATTGAATTGATTTCTTCCAAACTTTCCAGTGAATTCATTTTCAGATATTCTTGAGATGCCGTGTACAATACATCCTCAATATAGAATGTTCTTGCATTATTCATCCCATAGTATCGTGAGCCTTCATCTGCATGGGTAACTGTCCCTTTGATCTCAAATCCGTTTGATTTATCCACATCAAACACATAGAATCCGCTCCATCGTGAGAATTCTGGGGCAATTTTTTTTGAATTGATATCAAAACTTTCAATATCTCCGCTTATCGGAATTGATAAAGTTCCGCTTGTCTTATCAAAGAAGAATGGTTTGTGATTGTACAGTGCTTCTGACTGGGTAGATCTGTCTCCTATGATTGTCTCATCTGCAACTCTTGGATTGTTGACATCTGCAACGTTAAACAGTGCAATCTTAATTCCTAACTGTTGTACTCTGCCGTTTTCCATTTCTTTAGTGTCTCTGCCGATTCCTATGACGTGTTCTTTATCGTATGGATGCAAATAATTTGAAAATCCTGGAATTTTCAACTCCCCTAGAATTTTAGGCTTGTCTGATGACAAATCAATTACAAAGAATGGATCTATTTGCTGGAATGTGACCAAATACAGTCTGTCTCCCATAAACCTGGCAGAAAATATGCTTTCTTTAGGTGCAATTTCTTCTAATTCCCCAACCCTGTTTAGCTGCTCATCTAAAACATATACTGCGTTTGAGCGAATGGTTCCTTCGTATTGGGTGTATATCTCAGTGGTTGTGGCGACTCTGAATCTGTCCCCGTTCTCATCCATGGAGAATTGGTTTAGCAATCTGCCTGGAACGGAACCTTTTGCAACATATTCTATTTCGTCTCCGTCAATTGATATTTTGTGAATGATTGTCTTTCTTGCATCTTCTTGTACTCGTATGTCGTATTCGTTTAATGACTCTCTGATCTCTTCAAATAATTTTTCTTTGTCTTTTTTGTCCAATGCATTGTATGATTTTTGCATTAGCTCTGAGATCTTTGCCCATTTTGCAGATGAATTAATCGAAGAATCCTCTTGTATCAATCTGATTTCATCTTGAAGGCTGTTTGGCAGTATCGGAACCACGACGTCAAAGAATCTGTCTCGTGATGAGTTCTCATAAAATCCAAACGGCGTACTTTGCTGGTATGTCAAGTAAAAGTTATCTTTTGATACATAGAACGTTCCTGAATATCCCATGAGAAATGTTTCGGAATTTATCTCATCGCCGAAAATATTAATCGCAGTTAATGTGTTGAAATTTGAAAACTGCTCTATGTTGTCAAAGTAAAATGCGTTGGGCGTCATGATTCTGATTGAATCCTCCATAATGATTGGAAGTTTTGGATGTTGATAGTCGACATTGCTGTTGGTTACAAAGTATGCATAATCTCCAATCATTCGTGCATCTCTAAAGCTGCCATCAATGGAATAATCTTTGAGAATGATTGGACTTTCTTTATCTGACACATCTACAATCAGTGCATGTGTGACGGAGCTGTAGGATCTTCTAGGCATGAATTCATACTGTGGAATGACTTCGTCATCACTTTGCCCGTTGTAAAATATCACCAGTCTGTCGTCATTTAGAAACATATTCTGAATGTATTGTGATTCAACGTCCAATGCAATTTTTAGAATTAGTTTGGCAGAATCTGCCGGGTATGCGTCAATTATTGTAAGTGTATTTTGAGATACGATGTAGACATATTTTGAATCGTTTTTGAGATAGTCTGGCTCATCTACGTCTTCAACCTGAACGTTGGTTGTTGAATGATCTGAACCTCCCGATCCTGCTTTGGATGCTGTGTCTGAAGGCATTGGTGAGACCGAAGGTATTGGGGAACCTGATGATTCTGCACTATCAAACATTACTGCTTCCTCCATTGCCATTGTGGTTCTGAATATTTGACCGTCCTGGAAATTCCCGTTAAATGATCCTGATTCCTCTAGAATGTTCTTTAGTTCATCTGATGATTGTATTTTTTTTATGTTGTTGGTGCCTCCAAAATACTGAGATGCTGATTTTTCGACATAGGCTATTTCTAGCTCAGACGTCTGTGATTCTTGTTGGTTCTGTTTAAAATCTATTGAGTACATTATTCCTGCAGTAATTATTACCGAAATGGCAATTATGATTGGAATTGTTATTTTTGTATTCATTTTTTTCCTTCATTTATTTTTGAAAATTTCAATTTATTGATGACTATTATTCATAAGTTTGAGATAAAAGGTTTAGTAAAACTCAGTTTTTACCAATCAATTTACATATGTTTTACATACACTCTAAACTCTAATATTTCTAGTTAAATTCTCTAACGATGATTTGACTGAAAATTTCAAAATTCTTTCTACGGATGATGAAAAGATAAAGTCTTTTGGTGAGATGTTTACCAATGATTCCAGCCGTAAAATCCTCCAGTTACTCTTTAATGAAGAATTATCTGCGGCACAGATTGCTCAAAAAAGTAATATTTCTCTTCAACTTGTAAAGTATCATCTTGATAAGTTACAATCTCTTGATGTCGTTAAAATCTCAAAGATTGAAAAAAATTCAAAATCTCAAGACATGAAAATTTACACTGCATTAAAGTTCAGCATTGTGATTGTTCCTCCTGCACTCTCTGAAAAAACCAAAGAAAGTAAATCACTTGCTCGCTCTTTTAGATATATTTATAAAGTTGCAGGTCTCGGAATTGCGACTGGTTTTTCTGGACTGTTGTCATTATTACAAATACCTCAAGACAAACAAATTATAATTGATAACAAGTCTACTGGAGAATTGGCGCTTCCTGGAGACTCTGGGAAAATAAGTGCCTCCTCGGGCTATCTTTCTGATGAATCTGCATCTATGATTGAATCAGAATCTCCTATGAATCCCTTGGATTCTAAAGATCTGAAGCATGATGCTTTGGAAGTTGTTGACACGATATTTGCTTTAAATGACATTGTTAATTCTACATCTGAACTATTTGTTCCATTGGCAATCGTTACTGTTATTCTAGGTGGGTTGACTGTTTACTATTTGTACAAGTCTTTTAAAAAAATCTAAATTATCCCGTTTTATCCAATGTTACCTGAATTGTGACTCTTTTCTCTTTTGCCCTTTCTTCTCCTGGATACTTGAGCATTGAAATTTTTTTGTCAAGTTCTACATCTTCCACTAATTCTGCCTTACCAGTGAAAACTTTATCGTCATATTGAATTTTTACATCTGCATTTGCTATTGCATTTTTGAACCAATCTCCGTCAGGTCTATGTCTTGAAAAATAGATTTTTCCATTATACTTTACTGCTCGAAGCATAACTGAATGCTCCTTGCCTGTTATTCTTCCTTTGGTTGATAGGATTGGCCTGAACAGTTCTTCCTTTATGCTCATGTGCAATTCCTTTTTGTCAAGTAATTTAACCTCATTGATGGAAATTTCTGATATTTGCTGTGATAAGTAAACCTGTGCATTTCATTACATGTCTGTCAAACTTGAAGGAATGCCTGCCAATATCGCCACTGCTGATAAGTTTACTGGAAAAAAAGTAATCGATAGGGAGGGAATTGAATATGGCAAAGTCAAACATATTCACATTAATCAAGACACGCTTGTCGTATGCGGGGTAACAATCCATAAGGGATTTCGTAGGGACTATTTTTTGGCTGAGGACTTTATTGACAAATTTTCTAACAAAACTTTGCTTCTTAGCAGACCTCCTGTGAGGGCTGGAATTCCTGTCATTGATTTGGATCGTCGTAAAATTGGAAAAGTAAAGAGGTTAAACAAAAATTTTGAGACAAACGAGCTGGAATCAATAGAGGTGAGTGACGGTTTACTGCATTCAAAAATCCTGCCCAAATCTGAAATTTGGGGTGTGGGTGAAAAAGTGATTTTAAGAATGACTAAAGAAGAATTCAAGAATCTTAAATGATTTTTTTTAATTTTCTTTTTAAAAATTAATGCTTTTTAATTGCCTGTTTGTTTAGAGCATTTTGCACATGTGGGAATTCCTTCTTGAACTGTCACATCCACATTTGATGAGTGACATTTTTGACATAATCCTTTCATGTTCAATTTTCTTTTTTGGTCTTTAAATTTTTTGTGAAGATGACCTGTCAATACTTAGTAATTTATAATTGCAAAATTCGATCAATGTGTGTATTCCATCGAAACAAAATCCCTTACAAAATTGTTTGGTGACGTAATTGCCGTAAACGATATTTCTTTCTCGGTTGAAAAGGGTGAGATCTTTGGTTTTTTGGGGCCCAATGGAGCTGGAAAAAGTACGACCATGATGATCTTCACTACTTTGCTAAAGCCCACGTCTGGACAAGCTTTGATTTCTGGGTTTGATGTGACTACTAACGCAAAACAGGTTAGAGAAAATATAGGATATGTTCAGCAAGAATCTACAGTTGATGAGTACCTTACCGGACGAGAAAATCTCATATTGCAGGCAAAACTTAACCATATCCCAAAAAATGAAATCCGTGCAAGAATTGATGAGGTTCTGGAATTAATTGAACTTGTGGACAAACAGGATCAAGCTGTGGTTACGTATTCCGGCGGTATGAGAAAAAGATTGGATATTGCGGGCGGTTTACTACATCGTCCAAAAGTGTTGTTCCTTGATGAGCCTACAGTTGGATTGGATATTCAGACTCGTCGAAAAATCTGGGAATACATCGAGAAAATCCACACGGAATTTGACATGACGATATTTCTGACTACTCATTACATGGAAGAGGCAGACAAGCTGTGCGATCGAATTGGAATTATGGATGGTGGAAAAATACAGGTGATTGACACTCCCGAAAACATGAAAAATGCGTTGGGCAATGAGGTCATCTCGCTTACAATTGAAGACAGCATAAATTATGATTCCTTTTTGTCTGAAATTAAAAAAATTAAATTCGTAAAAAAAATAAATGAAGATGCTTCTAAACTCACACTCTTTGCATCCAATGGCACTAAGATGATACCTACTATTTTTCAAATTTCCTCTACACTTGACATAACAATCACGTCCATTTCTCTAACACAACCTACACTTGATGACGTTTTCATTTCTTATACTGGGCATGAAATTAGATCTGATGATTCTGGATTCAATAGGAAGCGTGAACATGCAAAGATGAAGAGGTTGCGCGCATGAACGTTTTGATAAATGACATTTACACCATTTTTTGGAGGGAGCTGAAAAGATACAAGAAGTCTCGCAGCGGCGTCTTGATCAGATTAATCCAGCCGGCTATCTGGATTATTGTAATTGGAAATACATTTTCAGGAACTCAACCATTAATCCAATCTGTGGGTTTTGAAGGAGAATATATCGAATTCATGGCACCTGGCGTCATTATACTTACTGCAATTTTTACTAGTATTTTTGGAGGTGTCAATACGTTGTGGGATAGGCGCTATGGTTTTATGAACAAGGCTTTGTCCTCTCCGATCTCTCGTTCCTCTATAGCATTGGGAAAAATGGCCGCAATTTCATTGATTGCTGCAATGCAAGCTAGCCTAATTGTGGGTATTGCTTTGGCCATAGGAGTTTCTTTTCCAAATCCTTTCATGATTGCGCCAATCATGGCAATTGTAATTCTTTTCTCGTTGGGATTTTCTGGAATCTCTGTGATAGTTGCTGCGACAGCAAAGTCTCAGGAAACTTTTTGGGGCGTAATTAATTTCCTTGGCATGCCACTATTCATGCTGAGCCCAGCATTGTTTCCATTGGAATTGCTGCCTGACTGGTTGGCAGTCATTGCAAAGCTAAATCCAGTTACCTATACCGTGTTATTGGTTAGAGAGCTGATGACGGGAGTCTCTGACGGTGGAATTCCTGTGTTGTTGAGTCTTGCTGTTCTAGTTGGATTTGTACTTGCCATGGTTGCACTTGCAAGTTATGTGTTTACACGTGAAGTGAATAAACCATTTTGACATAAAGTTGACAATAATGGTAACATTAGCTAACTCTTGCAATCTTTCTTAAATTTTACAATCATATTTTGTTGAAACTACTTCTTTCTGTTATCGTCGCTTCCGTGTTGCTATTGTCTACCTCTCTCTCTCAAAGTTCATTTGGATCTAGAGACTATGATTCACTTCATCAGTGGGGATCATTTGGAGTTATATCTTCTGGCGAGTTTGCCTATCCTAAATCTATCGCAGTAGGTGATGATGGAAGTATCTTTGTTAATGATTTTGGAAATAAACGCATTCAGAAATTTGCAAGCACAGGTGAATACATAACAGACTGGGGCCAGGGCGGAAAAGCACTTGGAGAATTCTCCACTCCGTCTGGAATTGCAGTTGACGGAAATTTTGTTTTTGTTATAGATCGTGATGGAAATAGAGTTCAAAAGTTTTCAGTTGATGGAGAATTTATCACAACATGGGGTAAGAGAGGTACTAGTGAAGGACAATTTTACTTTCCAACCGCAATATCTGCAAACAATGGGATGGTGTACGTTGTTGATGCTGGAAATAATCGTATCCAAGCATTTTCTCCCAATGGGGACTTTGTTTCATCATTTGGTTCAAGTGGATTAGGTCCTGGACAATTCCTTAATCCTGCAGGAATTGACGTTGATGCTGAAGGAAACATCTATGTCACTGACAAGGGAAATCATACAATTGAAAAATTCACTTCTGACGGAGAGTTTGTCAAGTCATTCCAATTTTATTTTCCAAGCTATGTATTTGCTCCTGAAGCTATAGCAGTTGATCCCTCTGGAAGCATGTTTGTTGTAAATTCTAACGATGGGAGAATATTGCACTTATCTCAGGATTCTGATTTGCGGTTAAATCAAGCTGCTCAAGCCGGACCTTTTCATGATTCATTCACGTCTGTAACTGGTATGGCAATTGGAATTAACGGCGAATTATTGGTTGTGGATTCCCCAACGCACAAAATACAATCTTTTAAAACTGAGTTTTATGAAGAGTCAGAAATTTCATACTTTGTCGCACCTACCGTCTCGGTGCATGTGTTTCGTGATCAAGTAAAACCTGTTGTTGTTGCCCCACTATCACTAGTGGTTGAGGCTGAAGACATGCTAACTCTTGCAGATATTGGTAGCGCAACTGCGACTGATGACAGTGGAATTAAAGTGATAATCAACAATGCTCCTGAAGCATTTTCTCCTGGCATTACCAACATCGTTTGGATAGCATTTGATAACAACGGGCATAGTTCCAGCTCCTCTCAAAGAATCACTGTGAATACATGCGGTCATAATTATTCTGACTATCATATGATTCAAGGAACCATTGGGGATGATGTAATTCAAGGAACCGACGGAAATGATTTGATATTTGGCTTGGCTGGAAATGATGTTATTTCTGGAGGCGAAGGTGATGATTGCATCTTTGGCGGCGAAGGTGATGATATTATTTCTGGCAATGGTGGCGATGATACCATCAAAGGCAACTCTGGAAATGATATTTTAAAAGGCCAATCTGGAACTGACGTTCTTTATTCAAATTCTGGCTCTGATGTGATTGATGGAGGGGAAAATATTGACAGGTGCTACTTTTCAGATCCTGACACTGATTCACTGTTAAACTGTGAAGGGTAACTCTTTTGATTATCTTTCAGTATGCTCGTATAACTATTGGGTAACTGTCAGTATGCTTAAGATGGAAGACGAGTTGACAAATTATACTTTCATATCATTATAAACTCTGGTAGATGTGAATTGATTTACTTGACTCCTCTGTTTGTTCCACTTTCGGCAATGTCTTGATTTTTATTTCAGCAAATCCTATTTTGAAATAATTCATGGATATATTACAATTAATTCAGTTGAATCTACTTACTCCTATAATTCTATTTTTTCTGTTTGGAATAATTGCAGCTAGAATAAAATCTGATTTAAAAATTCCTGAGGCCGTTTCTGAATTTTTACCCATCTATCTGCTTGCAGCGATTGGACTCCATGGGGGAATAGAGATGAGAAATACTGGATTTGAAAATATGTTGATGCCTATGCTGGTTGCAATTGGCTTGTCTTTACTGTTCACGTTAAACCATTATCAGATTTTACGACGATTGGGAAAGTTCAATATTTTTGACTCGTATGCTTTGGCATCTACGTATGGTGCAGTAGGCGCAGTGACATTTTCGGTTGGCTTGTCATTTCTCAAAAATCAGGGAGTGACATCTGAAGGATATCTTGCAGCTGTTTTAGCTGTTTTGGAACCCGTAGCGTTTATCATGGCAATATTTCTGACCAACATGGCTGTATCCAAACAGATTCGTCAGAAAAAACAGTCATTTACTAAAAATGACTCCTCCGAAATTGACGTCGGACTACAAGAAACTACAACAAATCTTTCTCAGGTATTGCGTGAATCAGTTACTGGCAAGGCCATTGTCATTCTTTTGGGAAGTATTGTGATTGGCTATATCATAGGAGAGGAAGGGTTTGGTCCTATCAAAATTGTTTTTGATGACATGTTTACCGGTGCAATTGTTATTTTTATGATTGAAATGGGAATCATTGCGGGGCAAAGATTAGAAGATATCAAAAAGGTTGGACCTTTTCTTATCGCATTTGCCATTATCATGCCTACGTTCAATGGAATTGTGGGTGTTTTGGTGGCTACTGCGATGAATTTGAGCTTGGGGGGATCTGTGATGTTTGGCTTACTGTTGGCCAGTGCTTCGTTTATTGCAGCACCTGCCGTATTGCGTTATGCTATTCCGCAGGCAAAACCAAGTCTTTACATAACATCCGCTTTGGGAATAACTTTCCCATACAACATCATCGTTTTACTTCCAATCATGTTTACAATTTCTACCATTGTACATGACGGAGAAGGATCGATAGACTTATTCAATTATGTAATTGGAAATTGGATATGAAACTTTATCCCGTAAAATTACTTACTGTCACGTGTGAGATTCTTGCACAAAAAAATATCCTTGAAATTTTGAACAAATATGAAATTACTGGATACACAACTTATGAGGTTGATGGAAACGGTGCGCGTGGAATTCGAGGACAAGGATTAAAAAATGAAAAAAATGTCAAGGTTGAAATCATTATGCGCGAGGAAAAATTACAAATTGTTGTGGAGGAGATCTCTCGAACACTATTTGCAAATTTTGCAATTGTTTTGTATGTCAGTGATGTAGGTGTAGTGCGAACAGAAAAATTCTAACAGCATTTGTCATCAGAACATAAAACCGGTATCTTCTTGCTGGTTTCTGTAACGTTTGATATCAGTTCTGATAGCTGATCACTTGTAATCGCATACATTGATTTTTTACCTATGTCTCTAGACTTTACAATTCCACATTGTCTTAACGTCTTTAGGTGATGTGATATCAGTGGTTG
Coding sequences within it:
- a CDS encoding peptidase yields the protein MLPVVAVLFLGSSLISSASAQFQSGGVDVEGTWYSGEGLKQGDFFSYSMCHVDYKECSNFELDMWVKGDRQVGSERQWVTEVVVYDGNKRIVGEMALGKVAAEPTGGSEELGVYRGAFKSSVAWLAAFATSNDDSGGKGPKEFKSISWGKIGNIGGQQVIPTAAETVTVPAGTWETVQVGWYTGGTTNRVWVVDDFPFPIKAHTYTHVSEGIPPTEYAFELLDYRENVQESPFAGIVSTADEFKDAGCDTSFEKDASIKKPTHNFDYQIHLFYGPEDPVEGCEMQWLIKFISKYDDTEFLNQVQFDILVVDEEFTLPPIRSVAQEEGRNFLYSPSGQAIIDLIVKEDPGYPNYVLWIYGLAPDGIVPSGASDYLEIPILIYSADDASSQSIPEWVKTNAGWWADGAIDDDSFVQGIQFLIKDGIIKIPKTTQGSGSNTSGGIPEWVKTNAGWWADGAIDDDSFVQGIQFLIKDGIIKIPQAAQSSTSSGSEPEAWYQ
- a CDS encoding tetratricopeptide repeat protein is translated as MVGLFKKPKRHLKKLLRDGEYDEAVAFGRNLESKYSDDADFMFIMGSVYFIVDDAKKALPYFEKAFQLDKNDVELLTLKTNAHLALQQKDEAIDCCTRIIALEPKNIEAQQLREELENI
- a CDS encoding copper amine oxidase, with amino-acid sequence MNTKITIPIIIAISVIITAGIMYSIDFKQNQQESQTSELEIAYVEKSASQYFGGTNNIKKIQSSDELKNILEESGSFNGNFQDGQIFRTTMAMEEAVMFDSAESSGSPIPSVSPMPSDTASKAGSGGSDHSTTNVQVEDVDEPDYLKNDSKYVYIVSQNTLTIIDAYPADSAKLILKIALDVESQYIQNMFLNDDRLVIFYNGQSDDEVIPQYEFMPRRSYSSVTHALIVDVSDKESPIILKDYSIDGSFRDARMIGDYAYFVTNSNVDYQHPKLPIIMEDSIRIMTPNAFYFDNIEQFSNFNTLTAINIFGDEINSETFLMGYSGTFYVSKDNFYLTYQQSTPFGFYENSSRDRFFDVVVPILPNSLQDEIRLIQEDSSINSSAKWAKISELMQKSYNALDKKDKEKLFEEIRESLNEYDIRVQEDARKTIIHKISIDGDEIEYVAKGSVPGRLLNQFSMDENGDRFRVATTTEIYTQYEGTIRSNAVYVLDEQLNRVGELEEIAPKESIFSARFMGDRLYLVTFQQIDPFFVIDLSSDKPKILGELKIPGFSNYLHPYDKEHVIGIGRDTKEMENGRVQQLGIKIALFNVADVNNPRVADETIIGDRSTQSEALYNHKPFFFDKTSGTLSIPISGDIESFDINSKKIAPEFSRWSGFYVFDVDKSNGFEIKGTVTHADEGSRYYGMNNARTFYIEDVLYTASQEYLKMNSLESLEEINSIKLENTGEFINYLEEDMLR
- a CDS encoding winged helix-turn-helix transcriptional regulator; the protein is MFTNDSSRKILQLLFNEELSAAQIAQKSNISLQLVKYHLDKLQSLDVVKISKIEKNSKSQDMKIYTALKFSIVIVPPALSEKTKESKSLARSFRYIYKVAGLGIATGFSGLLSLLQIPQDKQIIIDNKSTGELALPGDSGKISASSGYLSDESASMIESESPMNPLDSKDLKHDALEVVDTIFALNDIVNSTSELFVPLAIVTVILGGLTVYYLYKSFKKI
- a CDS encoding ATP-binding cassette domain-containing protein, which gives rise to MYSIETKSLTKLFGDVIAVNDISFSVEKGEIFGFLGPNGAGKSTTMMIFTTLLKPTSGQALISGFDVTTNAKQVRENIGYVQQESTVDEYLTGRENLILQAKLNHIPKNEIRARIDEVLELIELVDKQDQAVVTYSGGMRKRLDIAGGLLHRPKVLFLDEPTVGLDIQTRRKIWEYIEKIHTEFDMTIFLTTHYMEEADKLCDRIGIMDGGKIQVIDTPENMKNALGNEVISLTIEDSINYDSFLSEIKKIKFVKKINEDASKLTLFASNGTKMIPTIFQISSTLDITITSISLTQPTLDDVFISYTGHEIRSDDSGFNRKREHAKMKRLRA
- a CDS encoding ABC transporter — protein: MNVLINDIYTIFWRELKRYKKSRSGVLIRLIQPAIWIIVIGNTFSGTQPLIQSVGFEGEYIEFMAPGVIILTAIFTSIFGGVNTLWDRRYGFMNKALSSPISRSSIALGKMAAISLIAAMQASLIVGIALAIGVSFPNPFMIAPIMAIVILFSLGFSGISVIVAATAKSQETFWGVINFLGMPLFMLSPALFPLELLPDWLAVIAKLNPVTYTVLLVRELMTGVSDGGIPVLLSLAVLVGFVLAMVALASYVFTREVNKPF
- a CDS encoding 6-bladed beta-propeller, which encodes MKLLLSVIVASVLLLSTSLSQSSFGSRDYDSLHQWGSFGVISSGEFAYPKSIAVGDDGSIFVNDFGNKRIQKFASTGEYITDWGQGGKALGEFSTPSGIAVDGNFVFVIDRDGNRVQKFSVDGEFITTWGKRGTSEGQFYFPTAISANNGMVYVVDAGNNRIQAFSPNGDFVSSFGSSGLGPGQFLNPAGIDVDAEGNIYVTDKGNHTIEKFTSDGEFVKSFQFYFPSYVFAPEAIAVDPSGSMFVVNSNDGRILHLSQDSDLRLNQAAQAGPFHDSFTSVTGMAIGINGELLVVDSPTHKIQSFKTEFYEESEISYFVAPTVSVHVFRDQVKPVVVAPLSLVVEAEDMLTLADIGSATATDDSGIKVIINNAPEAFSPGITNIVWIAFDNNGHSSSSSQRITVNTCGHNYSDYHMIQGTIGDDVIQGTDGNDLIFGLAGNDVISGGEGDDCIFGGEGDDIISGNGGDDTIKGNSGNDILKGQSGTDVLYSNSGSDVIDGGENIDRCYFSDPDTDSLLNCEG